A DNA window from Halomonas zincidurans B6 contains the following coding sequences:
- the galU gene encoding UTP--glucose-1-phosphate uridylyltransferase GalU, with translation MIRKAVLPVAGLGTRCLPASKAIPKEMITIVDKPVIQYVVEEAVAAGIKEIVLVTHSSKGAIENHFDKHFELETMLEAKGKDELLAEVRKIIPDDVSIIAVRQPEALGLGHAVLCARSVIGEDEPFAVLLPDVLVDDEGLPRNDLAGMIDAYQRTGDAQIMVENVPRDMVNKYGIVALEGDVPEPGNSALISDMVEKPKVEEAPSTLAVIGRYLLPGAIFELLARTKPGAGNEIQLTDAIDALRAQQGVAAYRMQGETYDCGHQLGYLEATLAFGKRHPKFGEGFNALLKRYANEG, from the coding sequence ATGATTCGTAAGGCCGTACTACCCGTTGCCGGTCTTGGCACCCGTTGTCTGCCGGCTTCCAAGGCCATCCCCAAGGAAATGATCACCATCGTCGACAAGCCGGTGATCCAGTATGTGGTCGAAGAGGCGGTGGCCGCCGGGATCAAGGAGATCGTGCTGGTCACGCACTCCAGCAAGGGCGCCATCGAGAATCACTTCGACAAGCATTTCGAACTCGAGACGATGCTCGAGGCCAAGGGCAAGGACGAGCTGCTCGCCGAGGTGCGCAAGATCATCCCCGACGACGTCAGCATCATTGCAGTGCGCCAGCCCGAAGCGCTGGGTCTCGGCCATGCGGTGCTCTGCGCACGCTCGGTGATCGGCGAGGACGAGCCCTTTGCGGTGCTGCTGCCCGACGTGCTGGTCGATGACGAAGGTCTGCCGCGCAATGATCTGGCGGGAATGATCGACGCCTACCAGCGCACCGGCGATGCTCAGATCATGGTCGAGAACGTGCCCCGGGACATGGTCAACAAGTACGGCATCGTCGCCCTCGAGGGCGATGTCCCCGAGCCCGGCAACAGCGCCTTGATCAGCGACATGGTCGAGAAGCCCAAGGTCGAGGAAGCGCCCTCGACGCTGGCGGTCATCGGGCGTTACCTGCTGCCCGGCGCAATCTTCGAGCTGCTCGCCAGGACCAAGCCCGGTGCCGGCAACGAGATCCAGTTGACCGATGCCATCGACGCGCTGCGCGCACAGCAGGGCGTGGCCGCCTACCGCATGCAGGGCGAGACCTACGATTGCGGTCACCAGTTGGGCTATCTGGAAGCCACGTTGGCCTTCGGCAAGCGCCATCCCAAGTTCGGCGAAGGCTTCAATGCCTTGCTCAAGCGTTACGCCAACGAGGGGTAA
- a CDS encoding nucleotide sugar dehydrogenase — MRIIVHGSELSAATAAAALASVGHRVDWYPHPETSWAQLAAADWLSGEPFVAAELTTSRESGALRIHDMPSAFDAQPEADIVWLALAPDQRDAAEQFVDAIAGVQRSPLVVVNNSTFPVGQTEALEALLRHASQVAVVLPDMLEEGRAWQVFTRPARWLLGCEDDWAADQVRETLRAFNRRAEVFQRMPRRAAELTKLAINGMLATRISYMNEVAGLADSLGVDVEHVRQGMGADTRIGYEYLYPGIGFGGPNFSRDLMRLADVQHQTGRESQLLEQVLDINESKKETLFRKLWNHFHGKLEGRTVAIWGAAFKPGTTRIDHAPVLTLLRALWAQGVHVRLHDPAALPALRKELGDHPLLSLHEDDPYAACEGADALMLVTEWKCYWNPDWRRLAETLGERLILDGRNIYDPVYVAARGLVYRGIGRRADP, encoded by the coding sequence ATGCGAATCATCGTACATGGCAGTGAGCTGTCCGCGGCGACCGCCGCTGCTGCGCTGGCCTCGGTCGGCCACCGAGTCGACTGGTATCCGCATCCCGAAACGAGCTGGGCCCAGCTCGCCGCGGCCGATTGGCTAAGCGGCGAACCGTTCGTCGCCGCCGAACTGACGACAAGCCGCGAGTCGGGGGCCTTGCGCATTCACGATATGCCGAGCGCTTTCGATGCTCAGCCGGAGGCGGATATCGTCTGGCTGGCTCTGGCGCCGGACCAGCGCGATGCCGCCGAGCAGTTCGTCGATGCCATCGCCGGCGTGCAGCGTTCGCCTTTGGTGGTGGTCAACAACTCGACGTTCCCGGTGGGCCAGACCGAGGCGCTGGAAGCACTGCTGCGGCATGCCTCGCAGGTGGCCGTGGTGCTGCCGGACATGCTCGAGGAAGGGCGTGCCTGGCAGGTGTTCACACGGCCCGCGCGGTGGCTGTTGGGCTGCGAGGATGACTGGGCGGCCGACCAGGTTCGTGAAACATTGCGCGCCTTCAATCGCCGCGCCGAGGTCTTCCAGCGCATGCCGCGCCGCGCCGCCGAGCTGACCAAACTGGCGATCAACGGCATGCTGGCGACGCGCATCAGCTACATGAACGAAGTCGCCGGACTGGCCGACTCGCTGGGTGTCGACGTCGAGCACGTGCGCCAGGGCATGGGCGCAGACACCCGTATCGGCTACGAGTATCTGTATCCGGGAATCGGCTTCGGCGGACCCAACTTCTCCCGCGACCTGATGCGCCTGGCCGATGTCCAGCACCAGACCGGACGTGAATCGCAGTTGCTCGAGCAGGTGCTCGACATCAACGAGAGCAAGAAGGAGACCCTGTTCCGCAAGTTGTGGAATCATTTTCACGGCAAGCTGGAAGGGCGCACGGTGGCCATCTGGGGCGCCGCCTTCAAGCCCGGCACCACGCGCATCGACCATGCCCCGGTGTTGACGCTGTTGCGCGCGCTATGGGCCCAGGGCGTTCATGTCCGCCTGCATGACCCGGCCGCACTACCGGCGCTGCGCAAGGAACTGGGCGATCATCCACTGCTCAGCCTGCACGAGGATGACCCTTACGCCGCCTGCGAGGGCGCCGACGCCTTGATGCTGGTCACCGAGTGGAAGTGCTACTGGAACCCGGATTGGCGGCGTCTTGCCGAGACGCTCGGCGAGCGACTGATCCTCGACGGTCGCAATATCTACGATCCGGTCTATGTCGCGGCGCGCGGGCTGGTCTACCGGGGTATCGGGCGTCGCGCCGATCCCTGA
- the dauA gene encoding C4-dicarboxylic acid transporter DauA, whose protein sequence is MSRQGFSVNLPRVSTGLSAAWREGYGLTDLRKDVMAGLTIGTVAVPLSMALAIATGVPPQQGLYTAIVAGAIIALTGGARFNVSGPTAAFVVILFPIVQQYGLGGLLIASMMAGIILVALGVARMGRLIEFVPYPVVLGFTAGIAVVIAVLQIPDFLGLSVGQLGEHFVENLGRIVTSLPTLNPLEFGIGAFALIVMLLWPRLHIPIPAPLVGLIVGAIAAYGANQWLGSTGAPAVETIASRFTWEANGETGTGIPPIAPSFMAPWLLPGPNGEPLELNFELIRALLGPAFAIAMLGAIESLLCAVVSDGLTKTKHDPNAELIGQGLGNIIAPLFGGITATAAIARTATNIRSGARSPIAAVVHSVVVLLAVIALAGLLGLVPMAALAALLFIIAWNMSEARHFLHTLRSAPPGDVAILVICFGLTVVFDMVLAVAVGMGLAAALFIRRMSLLTTTDRIEIENHPTIKGLPPEVAVYEINGPLFFGVAEKALTSLHLVDRHVQIVLLDMRKVPSMDGTAIVALQSLIDEMHREGIALILMGLPARIIVKLRRAGIRKDRGALTYCKDLQRAKAVALRWHHERNEMDRNQQ, encoded by the coding sequence ATGTCGCGCCAAGGGTTTTCAGTTAACCTGCCCCGCGTCTCCACGGGTCTGAGCGCCGCGTGGCGGGAGGGGTACGGGCTCACGGATTTACGCAAGGACGTGATGGCTGGCCTCACCATCGGTACCGTGGCCGTGCCACTGTCGATGGCGTTGGCGATCGCGACGGGCGTTCCGCCTCAGCAGGGTCTCTACACGGCGATTGTGGCTGGGGCCATCATCGCGTTGACTGGCGGTGCTCGCTTCAATGTTTCAGGCCCGACAGCCGCTTTTGTCGTTATCCTGTTTCCGATTGTTCAGCAGTACGGTCTGGGTGGCTTGCTTATCGCCTCGATGATGGCCGGCATCATTCTGGTGGCCTTGGGCGTTGCCCGCATGGGGCGCCTGATCGAGTTCGTGCCTTACCCCGTGGTTCTGGGCTTCACGGCGGGGATTGCAGTGGTCATCGCGGTACTACAGATTCCCGATTTTCTGGGGCTGAGCGTCGGGCAACTCGGGGAGCATTTTGTCGAAAACTTGGGCCGTATCGTCACATCACTGCCCACTCTCAATCCTCTCGAATTCGGCATTGGGGCATTTGCTCTGATTGTCATGTTGTTGTGGCCTCGATTGCACATTCCCATTCCCGCCCCCCTTGTCGGGCTAATCGTTGGGGCTATCGCTGCTTACGGTGCCAATCAGTGGCTAGGTAGCACGGGGGCGCCTGCCGTTGAGACGATAGCCTCTCGTTTTACCTGGGAGGCCAATGGCGAAACGGGTACCGGTATTCCCCCTATAGCGCCTTCGTTCATGGCTCCTTGGCTATTACCGGGGCCCAATGGAGAGCCCCTTGAACTGAATTTCGAACTGATTCGCGCTCTGCTGGGGCCTGCCTTCGCCATTGCCATGCTCGGCGCCATCGAGTCACTGCTGTGCGCAGTGGTATCGGATGGCCTGACAAAGACCAAGCATGACCCCAACGCCGAGCTGATTGGTCAAGGGTTGGGCAACATCATTGCGCCACTCTTTGGCGGCATCACGGCCACGGCGGCAATTGCCCGGACAGCAACCAACATCCGCAGCGGCGCTCGATCCCCCATCGCGGCAGTGGTGCACTCCGTGGTGGTGCTGTTGGCGGTTATCGCGCTCGCTGGATTGCTGGGCCTCGTGCCCATGGCTGCCCTCGCGGCGCTGCTGTTCATCATTGCCTGGAACATGAGCGAAGCGCGTCATTTCCTGCATACCTTGCGCTCGGCGCCTCCCGGAGACGTGGCCATTCTTGTCATCTGCTTCGGCCTGACCGTTGTGTTTGACATGGTTCTGGCCGTCGCTGTCGGCATGGGGCTGGCAGCGGCACTGTTCATTCGGCGCATGAGCTTGCTGACTACAACCGATCGCATCGAGATCGAGAATCACCCAACTATCAAAGGGCTGCCTCCAGAAGTGGCGGTTTACGAAATCAACGGCCCCCTGTTCTTCGGGGTGGCCGAGAAAGCCCTCACATCCCTTCATCTGGTCGATCGTCACGTCCAGATCGTCCTGCTAGATATGCGCAAGGTGCCCAGCATGGATGGCACGGCCATCGTGGCACTCCAGTCGCTGATCGACGAAATGCATCGCGAGGGAATAGCGCTAATTCTGATGGGACTGCCTGCGCGAATTATCGTCAAACTGCGTCGTGCAGGCATCCGAAAGGACAGAGGAGCGCTGACTTACTGCAAAGACTTGCAGCGGGCCAAGGCCGTCGCGCTGCGTTGGCATCATGAGCGAAACGAGATGGATC